One genomic region from Campylobacter sp. RM5004 encodes:
- a CDS encoding P-loop NTPase, with amino-acid sequence MQTQADRLKELMKNEHKVNKKNTKFIAVTSGKGGVGKSTVSANIANLLANDGYKVGLFDADIGLANLDVILNVKIGKNLLHVLKGECKLADIIKVVKPNLKLIPGDSGGEILKYNNSNYFDAFLDDAELLEDLDFLIIDTGAGIGGTTLHFLEISDEVIVVTTPDPAAITDAYATIKVTSEVRRDFLMIFNVVKSEKEALDLFANISKVASANIKNNPELKYLGYLESSQNVIDCIKSRVLFSQSSSRETNQLKKIVNNLLSKLERNVLKDSDSRNFKSFFKRLIDRI; translated from the coding sequence ATGCAAACACAAGCTGATAGATTAAAAGAGCTTATGAAAAATGAGCATAAAGTAAATAAGAAAAACACAAAATTTATAGCTGTTACAAGTGGAAAAGGTGGTGTTGGTAAAAGCACTGTAAGTGCAAATATTGCAAATCTTTTAGCAAATGATGGTTATAAGGTTGGCTTGTTTGATGCTGATATAGGACTTGCTAATTTAGATGTAATATTAAATGTAAAAATAGGCAAAAACTTACTTCATGTATTAAAAGGCGAATGTAAATTAGCTGATATTATTAAGGTTGTAAAGCCAAATTTAAAGCTTATTCCAGGAGATAGTGGCGGAGAGATTTTAAAATATAATAATTCAAATTATTTTGACGCTTTTTTAGATGATGCTGAATTATTAGAAGATTTAGATTTTTTAATAATTGATACTGGTGCTGGAATTGGTGGGACAACTTTACACTTTTTAGAAATTTCTGATGAAGTTATTGTAGTTACTACACCTGATCCTGCTGCAATTACTGATGCTTATGCTACGATTAAAGTAACATCTGAAGTAAGGCGTGATTTTTTAATGATTTTTAATGTTGTTAAAAGCGAAAAAGAAGCACTTGATTTATTTGCAAATATTTCAAAAGTTGCATCTGCAAACATTAAAAACAATCCTGAATTAAAATATTTAGGTTATTTAGAAAGTTCTCAAAATGTAATTGATTGTATAAAAAGTAGGGTATTGTTTTCTCAAAGTTCATCAAGAGAGACAAATCAGCTTAAAAAGATTGTTAATAATCTTTTATCAAAATTGGAACGAAATGTGCTTAAAGACTCTGATTCAAGAAATTTTAAAAGCTTTTTCAAAAGGCTAATTGATAGGATTTAA
- the flhF gene encoding flagellar biosynthesis protein FlhF — protein MAIRQDSFRVEKGQDYLAYVRDFYGDDAEIVTIAQVEGRTPTSPALVEVVVAIDDTKEKKPLVNKRAVMQYENSVKEFEKRIEPVEENIIKKEPLRLKLNSNSQSQKVKDDKQLLNELNSKVDYLMSMRWGELAPARNNLEIPPEFALIYDKAKKSDMLECHLNEIMRATLKNMPKALLANKDAINRYFTTLLKSMIPCRVDSPIRKQKIIMLVGPTGVGKTTTLAKLAHRYAYGVKRYKTAIISLDNFRLGAKEQLAEYATTMMLPIHFVNTQEELQKSLESLSGYDVVLIDSTGNSQYDKAKIEKLESFLKASQSEIEVTLVLNAGMKYDDMEHTYNAFNVLKIDTLILTKFDETRAFGNIFSLIFNVKKPVSFFSTGQNVPDDIVVANSEYLIKCVLDGFKG, from the coding sequence ATGGCAATTAGGCAAGATAGTTTTAGAGTAGAAAAAGGTCAGGATTATTTAGCTTATGTTAGAGATTTTTATGGTGATGATGCAGAGATTGTAACGATTGCTCAAGTAGAAGGAAGAACTCCTACAAGTCCTGCTTTAGTTGAAGTAGTTGTTGCTATTGATGATACAAAAGAAAAAAAGCCTTTAGTAAATAAAAGAGCTGTTATGCAATACGAAAACAGCGTAAAAGAATTTGAAAAAAGGATTGAGCCAGTAGAAGAAAACATCATTAAAAAAGAACCTTTAAGACTAAAGCTTAATTCAAATTCTCAAAGCCAAAAAGTAAAAGATGATAAGCAATTATTAAATGAGTTAAATAGCAAGGTTGATTATTTAATGAGTATGAGATGGGGCGAGCTTGCACCTGCTAGAAATAATCTTGAAATCCCACCTGAATTTGCTCTAATTTATGATAAAGCCAAAAAAAGCGATATGCTAGAATGCCATTTAAACGAGATTATGAGAGCAACTCTTAAAAATATGCCTAAAGCATTGTTAGCTAATAAAGACGCTATTAATAGATATTTTACAACCTTGCTTAAAAGTATGATTCCATGTAGGGTTGATTCTCCTATTAGAAAACAAAAAATAATAATGCTAGTAGGTCCAACTGGAGTTGGAAAAACTACAACTTTAGCTAAATTAGCTCATAGATACGCTTATGGCGTTAAAAGATATAAAACTGCCATAATTTCACTAGATAATTTTAGATTAGGGGCAAAAGAACAATTAGCAGAATACGCAACTACTATGATGCTACCAATTCATTTTGTAAATACTCAAGAAGAATTACAAAAAAGCCTTGAATCTTTAAGTGGATACGATGTGGTTTTGATTGATTCAACAGGAAATTCACAATATGATAAAGCAAAGATTGAAAAGCTAGAAAGTTTTTTAAAAGCTAGTCAAAGTGAAATTGAAGTAACCTTGGTTTTAAATGCAGGTATGAAGTATGATGATATGGAGCATACTTATAATGCGTTTAATGTTTTAAAAATTGATACATTAATACTTACTAAGTTTGATGAAACTAGGGCTTTTGGTAATATTTTTTCACTTATTTTTAATGTTAAAAAGCCTGTTTCGTTTTTTTCAACAGGTCAAAATGTGCCTGATGATATAGTAGTTGCTAATAGCGAGTATTTAATAAAATGCGTTTTAGACGGATTTAAAGGATAA
- the folK gene encoding 2-amino-4-hydroxy-6-hydroxymethyldihydropteridine diphosphokinase, producing the protein MRNLKINEARYFKRIKYYPFFTKDDKRYKYLALVSLGSNIEPECERFVKLFRKIQDDRRIKIIQTSSLLINEAFGYKEQKDFTNALMFVKTSLHARELLKVLQHYENIFHRKRSFKNAPRTLDLDIIYFSEKTYCDDRLTLPHKGANDRISITLVLGTM; encoded by the coding sequence ATGCGTAATTTAAAGATAAACGAGGCTAGATATTTTAAAAGAATAAAATATTATCCTTTTTTTACGAAAGATGATAAAAGATATAAATATTTAGCCTTAGTTTCTCTTGGAAGCAATATAGAGCCTGAGTGTGAAAGGTTTGTAAAATTATTTAGAAAAATACAAGATGATAGAAGAATAAAAATAATTCAAACTTCATCTTTATTAATAAATGAAGCATTTGGATACAAAGAACAAAAGGATTTCACAAATGCTTTAATGTTTGTTAAAACTAGCTTGCATGCAAGAGAATTGCTAAAAGTCTTGCAACATTATGAAAATATTTTTCATAGGAAAAGAAGTTTTAAAAACGCACCTAGAACACTTGATTTAGATATTATTTATTTTAGTGAAAAAACCTATTGTGATGATAGATTAACCTTGCCACATAAGGGAGCAAATGATAGGATTAGCATAACGCTAGTATTAGGAACAATGTAA
- the aroQ gene encoding type II 3-dehydroquinate dehydratase — MKIMVIQGPNLNMLGQRDPRIYGTMTMAQIHEQMSLAAKESNVDIEFYQSNYEGEIIDKIQECVGTCDAIIINAGGYTHTSVAIADAIAATRMPVIEVHISNIYAREDFRAKSFLSPVCAGTISGFGPFSYHLALLSAIQMIQQQRAFIAAQEEALKNQNNA; from the coding sequence ATGAAAATAATGGTAATTCAAGGACCAAATTTAAATATGTTAGGTCAAAGAGACCCTAGAATTTATGGAACAATGACTATGGCTCAAATCCACGAGCAAATGAGTTTAGCAGCTAAAGAAAGTAATGTTGATATTGAGTTTTATCAAAGCAATTATGAAGGCGAAATAATTGATAAAATTCAAGAATGTGTAGGAACTTGTGATGCAATTATTATAAATGCAGGTGGATATACTCACACTTCAGTTGCAATTGCTGATGCGATAGCAGCTACTAGAATGCCTGTTATTGAAGTTCATATTAGCAATATTTATGCTAGAGAAGATTTTAGAGCTAAGAGTTTCTTAAGTCCTGTTTGTGCTGGAACAATTAGTGGTTTTGGACCATTTAGCTATCATTTAGCATTACTTAGTGCAATTCAAATGATACAACAACAAAGAGCGTTTATTGCAGCTCAAGAAGAAGCTTTAAAGAACCAAAATAACGCTTAA
- a CDS encoding FtsW/RodA/SpoVE family cell cycle protein: protein MIKLDGKILTHFDFILPMLIFPIIVFSFLLINEANEVLAHKQIVYIIVGFFAFFIFFLLPIKKIEWLIPFFYWFCIGLLLLVDVLGATKLGATRWLEIPFTKFTIQPSEIFKPAFLLMLAYLIKNNPPPDDGYRFKDFCKISFYIILPFILIKSEPDLGSALIILIVGYATLFLVGIYKKIILTGVLIVGICAPLAPIVYDNLNDYQKKRINDFLSEKPSYQVRQSMIAIGSGGINGKSKDDATQTHFKFLPISTSDFIFAYTIERYGFLGACLLLGLYLLLILHLLSFNNKLKKDHFARTFTSALSILIFIYVGVNISMTIGFAPVVGVPLPFFSYGGSSFVTFMILFGIYENLLAFRFDPDYKLVRIDL from the coding sequence TTGATAAAATTAGATGGTAAAATTTTAACTCACTTTGATTTTATATTGCCAATGCTTATTTTTCCTATAATTGTGTTTTCTTTTTTGCTAATTAATGAAGCTAATGAAGTTTTAGCACATAAACAAATTGTTTATATAATCGTTGGATTTTTTGCTTTTTTTATATTCTTTTTATTGCCTATTAAAAAAATAGAATGGCTCATACCATTTTTTTATTGGTTTTGTATAGGTTTATTATTATTAGTTGATGTTTTAGGAGCTACTAAATTAGGTGCTACTAGGTGGCTTGAAATACCATTTACAAAATTTACTATTCAACCTAGTGAGATTTTTAAACCTGCATTTTTATTAATGCTTGCGTATTTGATTAAAAACAATCCCCCACCTGATGATGGTTATAGATTTAAAGATTTTTGTAAGATTAGTTTTTACATAATACTTCCTTTTATACTCATTAAAAGTGAGCCTGATTTAGGTTCTGCACTAATTATTTTAATAGTAGGATATGCTACTTTATTTTTAGTAGGCATTTATAAAAAGATTATTTTAACAGGAGTTTTAATCGTAGGAATTTGTGCTCCTTTAGCACCTATTGTGTATGATAATTTAAATGATTATCAAAAGAAAAGAATTAATGATTTTTTAAGCGAAAAACCAAGCTATCAAGTAAGACAAAGTATGATAGCAATAGGAAGTGGCGGAATAAATGGCAAAAGCAAAGATGATGCTACTCAAACTCATTTTAAATTCCTTCCGATAAGCACGAGTGATTTTATTTTTGCTTATACTATTGAAAGGTATGGGTTTTTAGGAGCTTGTTTGCTTTTGGGTTTATATTTATTACTTATTTTGCATTTGCTAAGCTTTAATAATAAGCTTAAAAAAGATCATTTCGCAAGAACTTTTACAAGTGCTTTATCCATTTTGATTTTTATTTATGTTGGGGTTAATATATCAATGACAATAGGTTTTGCTCCTGTTGTAGGTGTGCCATTGCCGTTTTTTAGCTATGGTGGAAGTTCTTTTGTAACCTTTATGATACTTTTTGGGATTTATGAAAACCTTTTAGCATTTAGGTTTGACCCTGATTATAAATTAGTTAGAATTGATTTGTAA
- a CDS encoding RluA family pseudouridine synthase, with product MSKIIADEIKRLDVFLAEKLGQSRSQISNLIKNQNVLVNDKSTKCSYMLNLNDEILINYPEIQDINAKYEANFDVEIIYEDEHMLVINKPNGVATHGCSSLKEASLVEWLIEKNYKLADINGKVRAGIVHRLDKDTSGIMLVAKTNEAYISLANQIKNKEVNRIYLAITNHTINQKNIEKYIKRNENNRLKMQSLSKDECIKKYGLNESRWGKWARTHFVNLASLDDKALISAKLESGRTHQIRTHLASVNRYILGDTIYADEKSKNKANRLMLHSFYINYKHPISNEFMEFYTKNCYGFAYLDFKEIKLNLELAHNLLELFKYNLE from the coding sequence TTGAGTAAGATTATTGCAGATGAAATCAAAAGATTAGATGTATTTTTAGCCGAAAAATTAGGACAAAGTCGCTCACAAATTTCAAATCTAATAAAAAATCAAAATGTATTAGTAAATGATAAAAGCACAAAATGCTCTTATATGCTTAATTTAAACGATGAAATCCTTATAAATTATCCAGAAATTCAAGACATAAATGCAAAATATGAAGCTAATTTTGATGTAGAAATAATCTATGAAGATGAGCATATGCTAGTAATTAACAAACCAAACGGAGTTGCAACTCATGGTTGCTCTAGTTTAAAAGAAGCTTCGCTTGTTGAATGGCTGATTGAAAAAAATTATAAATTAGCTGATATTAATGGTAAGGTAAGAGCTGGAATTGTTCATAGATTAGATAAGGATACAAGTGGCATTATGCTAGTTGCAAAAACCAATGAAGCATATATAAGCCTAGCAAATCAAATCAAAAATAAAGAAGTTAATAGGATTTATCTAGCAATAACAAATCATACAATAAATCAAAAAAACATAGAAAAATACATAAAAAGAAACGAAAATAATAGACTTAAAATGCAGTCTTTAAGCAAAGATGAATGTATTAAAAAATATGGCTTAAATGAAAGTAGATGGGGCAAATGGGCTAGAACTCATTTTGTAAATCTTGCAAGTTTAGATGATAAAGCCCTAATTTCTGCAAAACTTGAAAGTGGAAGAACTCATCAAATAAGAACTCATCTAGCTAGTGTAAATAGATATATTCTAGGAGATACTATATACGCTGATGAAAAGAGTAAAAATAAAGCAAATAGATTAATGCTGCATTCATTTTATATAAATTACAAGCACCCTATTAGCAATGAATTTATGGAATTTTATACAAAAAACTGCTATGGCTTTGCTTATTTAGATTTTAAAGAAATCAAACTAAATTTAGAACTAGCACATAATTTATTAGAATTATTTAAATATAATTTGGAATAG